The following coding sequences lie in one Acidimicrobiales bacterium genomic window:
- a CDS encoding thermonuclease family protein — protein sequence MARSPSRGLTALAGIGLLVGLAVLAVVVVAHQAAERALPIDTGPVVREVVDGDTIRVAVDGRTESIRLIGVDTPETVHPTEPVGCYGPEASARTTELLPPGTPVDLERDREERDTYGRLLAYVLRRSDGLFVNLELVRGGFAEVLTIAPNTAHTRDFTAAAAEARREGRGLWAACSGTVPSGP from the coding sequence GTGGCGCGCTCCCCCTCCCGGGGGCTCACCGCCCTCGCCGGCATCGGCCTGCTCGTCGGGCTGGCGGTGCTCGCCGTCGTGGTGGTCGCCCACCAGGCCGCCGAGCGCGCGCTCCCGATCGACACGGGTCCGGTCGTGCGCGAGGTGGTCGACGGCGACACCATCCGCGTGGCCGTCGACGGGCGCACCGAGAGCATCCGCTTGATCGGCGTCGACACGCCCGAGACCGTGCACCCCACCGAGCCGGTGGGGTGCTACGGGCCGGAGGCCTCGGCACGGACCACCGAGCTGCTCCCCCCGGGCACGCCCGTCGACCTCGAGCGCGACCGCGAGGAGCGCGACACCTACGGCCGGCTGCTGGCCTACGTGCTGCGGCGCAGCGACGGACTGTTCGTGAACCTCGAGCTGGTTCGGGGCGGCTTCGCCGAGGTGCTCACCATTGCCCCCAACACCGCCCACACCCGTGACTTCACCGCCGCCGCCGCCGAGGCCCGCCGGGAGGGCCGAGGTCTGTGGGCCGCCTGCTCGGGGACGGTACCGTCAGGCCCGTGA